In Bradyrhizobium sp. 1(2017), one DNA window encodes the following:
- a CDS encoding chemotaxis protein encodes MTRPLVRAALLMLLPFAAASAFAEPAAPSGEQPYELVRSLQAVQDGIANGDTAAHGNHLALIRQVGEKFLAADAGVWSNPQNGQAVVIYLLSGGAPQLVRKLPRDRMNIDERLFNGALAYVEGRQEEARELLKDVKPRAIPSGLGGQVALVQGALFARSEASFAIERLDDARLLLPGTLVEEAALRREILLVGQAEDFDKFEFLTLAYIRHYRNSIYAGDFWQRFSTGLTQSSLALDERRFARIATLLEQIDRASRLKLYLVIARAAMLHGRLAVTRRASERALTLSADASADRERAHLFRGASRALTDEHDGGLAELKALDRSKLPERDVPLLNAAVQLALDIRKPFAAASAATADKPPATPARLDLAASSAAIARARKQLGELELLARDRRP; translated from the coding sequence GTGACCAGGCCGCTCGTCCGCGCCGCCCTGTTGATGCTGTTGCCGTTCGCGGCGGCAAGTGCGTTTGCGGAGCCGGCGGCGCCGTCCGGCGAGCAGCCCTATGAGCTCGTGCGGTCGCTGCAGGCCGTGCAGGATGGCATCGCCAACGGTGACACTGCGGCCCATGGCAACCACCTCGCGCTGATCCGGCAGGTCGGCGAGAAATTTCTCGCCGCCGATGCGGGCGTGTGGAGCAATCCGCAAAACGGCCAGGCCGTCGTCATCTATCTCCTCAGCGGCGGCGCGCCGCAACTCGTCCGCAAGCTGCCGCGCGACAGGATGAACATCGACGAGCGGCTGTTCAATGGTGCGCTCGCCTATGTCGAGGGCCGCCAGGAGGAAGCGCGCGAATTGCTCAAGGACGTCAAGCCGCGCGCGATTCCCTCCGGCCTGGGCGGTCAGGTCGCCCTTGTCCAGGGCGCGCTGTTCGCGCGCTCCGAGGCCTCGTTCGCGATCGAGCGCCTCGACGATGCGCGCCTGCTCCTGCCCGGCACCCTGGTGGAGGAGGCGGCGCTGCGGCGCGAGATCCTGCTGGTCGGGCAGGCGGAGGACTTCGACAAGTTCGAGTTTTTGACGCTGGCCTATATCCGCCACTATCGCAATTCGATCTATGCCGGTGATTTCTGGCAGCGCTTCTCCACGGGCCTGACGCAATCGAGCCTGGCGCTCGACGAGCGTCGTTTTGCGCGAATCGCGACGCTGCTGGAGCAGATCGACCGCGCGAGCCGCCTCAAGCTCTATCTCGTGATCGCGCGCGCCGCGATGCTGCATGGGCGACTGGCCGTGACCCGGCGCGCCAGCGAGCGTGCGCTGACGCTCAGCGCCGATGCGTCGGCGGACCGCGAGCGCGCGCATCTGTTCCGTGGCGCTTCGCGGGCGCTCACTGACGAGCACGACGGCGGTCTCGCCGAGCTGAAGGCACTCGACCGGTCGAAACTGCCCGAGCGCGACGTTCCCCTCTTGAATGCAGCGGTGCAGCTCGCACTCGACATCCGCAAACCGTTCGCCGCAGCATCTGCAGCGACAGCCGACAAGCCTCCGGCCACGCCGGCGCGTCTCGACCTCGCGGCATCCAGCGCCGCCATCGCGCGTGCGCGGAAGCAACTCGGCGAACTCGAACTCCTCGCCAGGGATCGCCGTCCATGA